The nucleotide window ttttttaaattgtaggtagggctttgtgcaggcctgtttggataggtaccacctactcatcggATATTATTCCACagagcagcaatacttagtattactaaGTTCCACTTTTAAGAGTACGTGAGCCAGTATACCGACAGATACAAGGATAACAAAAAGtttccaaggttgttggcgcattatCGATGCAAGAAATGGTTATAATTATAGTGcccatgtctatgggcggcggtgaccacgacccatcaggtggcccattgacCTGTCAGCTTTCCCATACCATAAAGAAATACACTGAATATTATCcaggaaaaaaaaactttcatacaattatatatatgtatatatacctatatagggTTACGGGATGCACTGCAGttgtaaaacaattaaattggtggttattgaaataatttataaatatagagtaaaataaataaaaacatacagttccgttacaaaaatatacgtattttgatacgattttttaataatattatatagcaacGAAGTATATTATAATGCTAATATAAGAAACACCCGGTAACGCGTTGCTGTGACTGTATTATACGTAGAATTACAGTGTGTGGTAATGTTTAGCTAAAAATCTTGTCTAAAGCTcgtttaatagtaaaatttcatgtaaaaatatttagcgTTTCTTGTGTGTTggacgtttaaaaaaaacattttatatacagggttattggtaattcgacgtattctcgttaggaggtgataggggtgattatttgcgataattttaacccccatatacacatatatgcatatgggggttataTGGGGGTTATACGTCGAATTACTAATAACCCTGTATACACAGATAAAACAGAATACGTGTCACGCACACAATGACGCATAAAATagcgtcatgccgtttgccgtaACGGCATACGAGTCGGTGTTGTCCACAAGGCGCGCTCATAAATTTATcacacgaaaaaaaaacattcagttcTTGTAAGCTAACACAAACTACTGGGTAgctcaaaaaaaaatctttatcgcaccataaaataattctttcagATTCATGAAGGTTGAATATGGATTTGAAAAGTACAATAAATTACCTCCATAACCGTGAACACAGGCAAAGATCAGCCAACCCAAGGTCATTGCCCAGATACCTCTCATGTATGCGTTGAGGAAATTGTCGAACATCTGTTTATCGTGGTCCACTTGCATAATGGGGTATATACTGAATATACAGAAAGCCATCAACGCAATTGATAACGTCCATAACGTTGCTACGAGactctgtaataaataattttcatcaatTATCTGTAGACGACAAAAATAGTTTAGTGTTAAAGGCTTCATGTATATAACCGTAGTAATAGCACTTTACAGATGAATCGTGACATTTATTTCATGAACTTGAAAACTTTTCTAGTCGACAGTACTCATTCGAGTTCTATGTTTAGTCCATTTGTCctgaagaaattaatttttgtttgtaagggtaaagataaaaaaatacgcagcccgtctgggtaggttacatTTTGATGGATAGTTAGTATTCTTTACAGTGCTGTATCGTGGTCAATTTACGAATCTACCtgcataatatgtttaaaaaaaagcttcTATAACATAAAAGAACATACttctatttaagaaaataattcgaTCATGTCTAAATACGTAATTACTTCAATTAAGTTGgtatctacataataaaataccataaataaataaatataattattggacaacatcacatatattactctgatcccaatgtaagtagctaaagcacttgttttatggaaaatcagaagtaccacaaacacccagacccaagagaacataggaaactaatgacatttttctacatcgactcggccgggaatcgaacccggcgCGTCGAAGTGGCGTAACCAtggaaaccggtgtacacactactcgaccccGGAGGTCGtctgtacatacatacatacatgtatacaaTGTTACAAAAAACCACATACCTTTTGCATGCGaagattttttcctttaaatttgTGTAACAAGTATCCATACAGCATTCCGATGAAAAATGGCGACGCTCGAGGCAATGTATTCATGTAATAATACACGAAATAATCTCTCATTTCATCGAAACgtctacaataattattatccaaTTGATACGACTGTCGAAATTCCAATATCGTGATTGAAAAATTGGGTAAAACACTTGTCAAAACGTTGATAAGTATAAGTGAGgctgtatatttaaatggaCACACAGATTTTCTTCCAATGTTTTCCAACACTGCCTTAACCGGtgttaatcaaaaacaaaaattaacatatGAAAACTTAGTAAATGACGTTCTTAGATTCCCATTTCCAAGCTACTGGTCCCAACACTGAAgtcattgttatataaatttataataaaacgggATATATCGTAGGACAcctggttggaacgaagttgctttggCTAAGGTAAGAGACGGAAAGGTCACCTGGAGAGAGGATAACATATTTTTCGCATAAAATTACCTTGGATTAGCAATAGCGGCGGAGTAATTATACATGAAGCTGTAAACACTAGATATGGCTAAGGTTATAACAACGCCTGCCACGAGGGAACACCAAGCGACCATGGCACTTCCAAACAACCACACTATGACTACAGGGCTGATAATATAGAGTTGCACATCTACAGATAGGTACCAAGTGTGTTGTAAGCactggaaaaaaaaaaacaaaaatattggaCTAGTCGATTTCAACCGCCGTTTCGTACTAGTTTTCCCTTGTAGCTTCGCTCGCATTCTACGAGTCTGTCCTTGAGGTTccagcttgctttataccaagttccaccaaattcggttcaattttttttcgtgaaataataatagacagacagacagatttgctttcgaatttataatattattataaattaaaatataaggtaTATTAATCATGGGtagtattactttattttagaaaaatatatttttaaatctgtcaGGTTCTAGGGATTCGTTTTCGGTATTTTCCCCTacgtacaaacaaataaatattaccggTCTTTATATCTGTACAGACCATCTTAGGTTTACTTCTCCGATGTTAcgattatgatatatttgttgTGAAAATGTTAAGGATTAAAAAATGAACCCAATACCGTCAGGAACTGTACCTAATAGTTATCCTTTGACTATATTTACGGtcccaaaaaaaagttatatttccGAATGTTGTGTTATTTAAAAGATCGTTATTTCAATCTCATGAAATTGTCGAACTAGCtcctattaaaaatatctaattaaacaataatacttaccATATTAAGAGGCTTCACATAATTCTGCACATGCAGCAACGCTGACCACCATCGCCGTCTGCATGATTCCGTCGAATACCCCACATCTGTCCACACCGGGCCATCGGATACTCGATGGAGTAAAGAAGCTTGGAGCAGAATCACAGCAGCCAGCAGTGGGAATATTCGCAGAAGAcggtacaaataaaaaagatgtaGAGATTTGATGAATTTCCCTGTAACGACGATAAATGTAAATCGTATCGGAGTTTCTTCTAACCGCGGGTCGAGGCGTGATTTTATATTGTCAGTGGAAAGGTTCCCGCTGTTGGAAAAAGATGTTTAAAGTGATTACTTTACATCACAGTTTCCAAGAGTACTATTTTGGCGCTTTGGCCTTTTATTCTTTTGAGCGATGATAGTataaccttttttaataaaatgtcatcTATACAAACCGACTTTCCGACTTTCTATTACAAGTATGGATTATTgaaatggttattttatttaaataccataCTGTTATTATCGATGGTTATTAATACCatgttttcaattacaatttaacattgactttttttaatatatttgatgtaaTTGAGGTGTGATTTTGTTTTGAACGATCACCGGTATAGCCTTTGAATAAAAGGCCGTAAGACTGAAGATTTACATCTAGAAGAGTCAGGCGCCTGTCTTATTAAATAAGTGACGGAAATATGTTATTTCAATAAGCTttaaagaacaattaatttaaaaaaaaaatagcttttaaCCTATTAAatgtcttttaaataaataaacaataaatattggacaacatcacatacattactctgatcccgatgtaagtagctaaagcacttgtgttatggaaaatcagaagtaacgacggtatcacaaacacccagacccaagacaatatagaaaactaatgaacttttcctacatcgactcggccgggaatcgaacccgggacctcggtgtggcatacccatgaaaaccggtgtacacactactcgaccacggaggtcgtcaaattgttccttttatctatatatagatacataactAACGCTATGAGTAAAATCAACGTTATCTTCACCGAAAGCTTAATTTGGCTTAGATTTTCCTTTTTGCcaatttttagatatattaacaaactatgttaataatattataataattattatatattaatagtagcaaaattaaacttttaataagtaTTGCCAAGTACGTTAATTCAAAACAATGACAAAAACAGTTTcaataccaataataataatacaaataatagttACAAACTAAACGTGAAAGTTATATGGACCAATTATAACCACAATAATCTGTTTGAaacaattaaagtattatataacgCCTGGCTATTTTATCGATGTCTACTGTaggatacaaatattttgtcatcGTTAGTATTTGATAAGATATCATGCATATTTacatgtattttgtaataaattaaactccCTATCTGAGAATTATGGCTTTTATGATTATTCTTAGGTCAAACAGACGGCGAGGCGTACCTTACGAGACTCTTTTTATACTAGAGCAGAGTATAATGGAGCCATTTGTTACTTGGTATTCGGGCTTTATGCAAGACCGtcgtgggtggtaccaacctctaatcaggtattctaccgccaaacagaacttagtattcttgtgttccagtttgaagggttagtgagtgCAACTACAGAtacacgggacataacatctttgctcCCAGTTTTGGTGGCAtaggtgtgatgtaaggaattggcATTATTACAATAGGCGCCAATttttatgggcgatggtgaaatattaccatcaggtggtccatttgcctgcCCGCCTagctattacataaaaacaaatataatctatactaatatatcaaGAGACGTATTTTTATAATGCCTGTAAAAACAACTTAttcaatatgtataatacttataCCTCAAGAAGCATTTGAATTGTATAATAGTATTACATAAATAGTCGCACTTGTTGCACGTTGCACAATTTCATACGCTTTTTtatactattgacgtgacaagttTGATTTCCATATGATTTATAATGaagaaataagtttattattggTGGCGTTTTAGCGGTAGGTTCTCTCTGTTCgcacatattctatcgccaagaaagccgagatggaccagtggttagaacgcgtgcatcttaatcgattattgcgggttcaaacccaggtaagcaccactgaatttacatgtgttttttaatttgtgtttataattcgtctcgtgctcggcggtgaaggaaaacatcgcgaggaaacctgcctgTGTCTAATtctaacgaaattctgccacatgtgtatccactaactcgcattggagcagcgtgttggaatatgctccaaaccttctcctcaaagggataggaggccGTAGTCCatcagtgggatatttacaggctgctaatgtatctATGTTTGTGTCTATCGCCATATAGCAGCACATAccattgttgtgttttggtttgaagaatgagtgagccagtgaaactatgGGCACAGGGGATGTCGCATATTGATGTAAggtacggttaatatttctaacagtttCAATGTCTATGTCAAATACTCACATTATAAAACCAAAgcacaaaaattatatatctgtgaataattattatttgacctcaaattataaaacaaaacgaagACGAGCGCGACGAACATTAAAGTGAGACAGCAAAAACGAATACAGAATCGAACCTAATCTCTAGTAAATAAAGTGACAGAACTTTTGACGTATGAACAAAAAGACGCGTCGTACCgggaaattcattttattttttatttgattttgttgcttcactattaTCTTCAGcgcgctccatctgccttttgtttcgTAATCTTTTGTCAGGTTATCCGGTAGCCCATTTGCCGAGACGACTAAGTCACCACAGCCTAAGACATTGTCGccgtaaaaaaataaccattttataaatcacaaatgcgccactgaccttgggaatcaagatattatgtcccttgtgcctacagctacactggttcactccccttaaaacagaacaatactaatattgcttcttggcgatagaatatatgacaaGGGGGTGGTACccacacagacgggcttgcacaaaaccctatgaGTCTATCTGaggattattatttaagatcatTTAAAAAgactaaaacaattataacatgtaagattttaaatcaacatggttatttttattgctaacagtatttaaaacgggatatttaccatgttttttattgttattcggTGGAGCTCGATACTTCGACATTATCTCGTGTACAAGACATTCGTAgttaatgtcgaaatatcgagctccaccgaataaaaatacaaaaacatgcTAAATATCCCGTCTCAAATACTGTCAGTAATTAtaacatcattaaaaaaatcgattactCACATCTACTTATCTTCCCGATGGCGGTATAAACACAAAGAACACCACTTAGCATAAAAAATGTATCCACAGAGATTGGCGCGGAATTCACCCAAATACTTCTAAATGATGTTAACCACTGGAAACAAAAGAAAGTCActtcattacatttaaaaaatttaagatatGCTATTGACTATATGAAAAGAtcctactttataattatagtttatggATAAATTTCGGAGTATTGTAatgaatattagtttatttcaatgctttattataaattcgtttCCAGGGGGGAAGAATAGTTGCAAGGTTATCTGTGCCCTTTCACTGAAAATGTCCATGCAACATTAAACGATCGGTTAATACGTAGACTCATAATATACAAACTCACTctctcaataataatatttatttggattaGTAAGGATATAATTAAGCGTTgatacaattgttttattttaaacaattcgtTGAATATgacgtatatatattacaaaactaaaaaacatatgtttatGGCGATATAATGTTATACcgtgtacaagatagcttgatctttttgacagatgtaaatttttctgatcgacataactttgcaatgacataacacataattttcttaatttaatgattttaaaaattgtaaaaatatttataaaaatacatataatacaaaagttcctaaagattcaagcgttatcggaaaattttaagactttctattatatattattgcttcaaagtaaaatttaaatggaaacactgaaaataatagacgcttgtacaatgttacattgGTCGGACGGTacggacgcgaataacaggcagtaactgatacaaatatcgattacaaaaatccttattaaagatcattgttaagttattgtaacgaatgggggtccttttggttggggtctcttgaGCTGGtttaactctttttagaaaaataagttaaaaaaattgaattctaattttaattacgcattccatcgttccatcgactgttatacgtgttatattttctgtttctcatcactagctcgtctgtcaaaaagatcgagctaacttgaacagggtataacaTGCTTATGAGGTTAGATTATAAAACGACACACACGAACAGCTgccataaaagtaaatataaaaattacgtatagtataatatgttttacttaaatttagcTTAAAATCTGATAATAGCTAGACTTTCTGTAGCTTTGTAAGGTACAATTTGTGTTAAGCTTTTCGCTCATTCTAAATTCAACGGTAACATCCAATATATTTGGGCCAAGTTGATACTGTCTTCAATCTaccaacataataatatttccaatataTCCAATCtaccaacataataataaaaataaggttttacttacgtttaaaatataagcAGCGTTTGAAACGAAACTCAAAGGGATCAAGCAGTACGTGTGACCGAATATAACCCACAGCATCGAAATGGCTCGGATGCCATCAACGCATTCCAAAGCACCAGGACCATAGTTGAAAGAAAGTAGCCTCTTAGTATTAGTATGTATGGAAAAGCTTCTATAAAGTCTATCAATTTCGGAATTTTCtgaaaaagtaaagaaaatattaaattcaataggaAGCAATATGCtgcttaaaaattataagaccGCTAAGAAACATAATTtcatactattaatttaatgaggagattatttattgtaatagtaacaatactattttatattgaaattacacAATTCAAAATGGTAAATggtttcgtttgtaaaatataaaaaacaaaacataaaataaataaaacaaatagtaggggtgaaagtaaCGATGGTAGTGGTGACCAGTGCTTACGCAGCAGACCCACGAGagaggaggtagtccgatatggacacttccaACGCCGTcgacatctacccgcaaacttcagtctcgcgaacaagacattcgtagataatgtcgaaatatcgagctcgaccaaataaaaataaaaatcatggtaaatatcccgtttcaaatacttacggtaataaaaataaccatgttaatttaaaatcttattttgtatattatatttaataataattaagagttATTTTTCCTTAAACGCCATTTGGTTCCTTATTACGCACTCATTCTGACGTCCTACCTGCGAATCCTTCATGAAGAAGTTAGTAAGAAAAACTTTCTCCTGTTATAATTAAAAGGTAAGCCaccattgatattattttgtcaatacaatcttgttttaatttaaatgattaactgttctgattttgttttaattttttattgttttccactttttgaatcatttaacttgaatatgtttttttttggtataagtgattgttattaaaaaaaattaacgaataaataaacaaaacccaTACCTAAacgtatcaaaatatttcatcgtttttaaataataaaaaatttgacCTCCATTTTTCCAAAGcattataaacatttcttaacatattttatggACAAAGTTAAATTCTTACCTTTTTTCAAAACATATGTTTGATACAAATCGTATGaagtacttattattgttatcaatAATATCAAAGAGAAGATTGAACTGAAACGCACGAGTAGACCGTATTAGACATAatacactaataaaaaatattaacaaatatataatatatcaaaatcattGCTATTAACTTATTCTAAGGTTATAGTATATTTTCTACTCACATGCTTATATAATCTGCTATGCTCACAGGTTTGTCATTTGGTAACCGACAGAAGTATTCgtcaaaagttaaatttatgttatttaatgaaccaattaaattaataacttgttTCGGTGTGCATACTTTTGGAACGCAAATAGCCAAAGTCAAGGTCGTAGTAGATTGTATGTTAGACGTTATTgctctgaaaaaatattttaaaatgtgtagGGAACTTTattagatgataaaaatattttgtagccAGTTAATAAGTCCTTGACTGAAGACAAGACActcatgtaattttttattattcatacacTAATCATGtcctatgaatttattaaaatgaaaaaaaattgcttcACAGAATATCGCTTATCTTTATCTTTGAAATAATTCTTCCAGCAATATTTTCTCTAGAAGACATTCTTTATCTAGAATCTTAGATGTGCTTTAGCATTAGTAAGTTGACAGTTACCTAGAAGTCATAGTGTTTTCAGTCCCTGATATTAATTGAGCTAGttgttttagatttaaatttcgtTCAATATGTTCACTGGTATAGTTTTCTAATGTTGGCCATTTTTTGTCTAAATCCAGTGTTTGTGAGTTTTCAATTCTTGTGTTTTGGTTTAGAGATACATGGATTAAACAATATTTCCCTGCGATTTCTAACTCATCTGCTAAATATTGAATGCTTAGACATTGATGATAACTTCCAAGATCAGCCAAATTTCCTATCAAAATTCCACTTGGAATTTTTCCACTTGCGTCTATAactgttaaaagtaaaaataattaataagataattacGCTCGCTGTTTACTtccatattgaaataatttaaattaaagtaatgtaCCATTTGTATTCTGTAATTGTATGTCCATTATAATTTCGTGAAGTTAGCCAAATGTTCGAcaattaaaacagtaaaaagTAGAAATACTCGAAGacgatacaaataaaattgtaataatagttAATGTGATTAATTGCATCTCTATTTCAGGTTATCAATTGCACTCTACGCTTATATTCCTAAAAATTATCTCTGTATTCGGCAGCGATTGTAGGGAGGGCTCTTTTATTGAAGCTTCCCAAGTCGTATTCCATATTGAATCCTACACGTATTGTACAATAATTTtggagatataaaaaaaatacttacagcaaaaaaaaaaaacaaattgacaaaggacaattttattatttcattatatttaatttagaagtaGCTTCAGGCATTCCGTACTAGTTAAGTATactagttaatatttatttagaatatagataaatacaatacagttagtattaaagaaaaatgtaaacTCAAAGTGTAAACGCCGTAGTAaggtgtatgtatgtgtgtgtacagTTTAATAAGTATTGAGTGTGTATATATTGGCATTTTGTTAACTACGacgaaaaacttattaaatcacttaaatattattcatcgtTTTTCATCAAAGaatacgagataaattataaatacaaaacgaGTACACGGTTGCACttaatattcgattttttagttttaaatccTGAACCTGACAATGCAATTCACATGTTCTAAGCATATTTCTAATTCTAAGTATATTTCAGCTGGctgttgaatataaattaactagttACTCATTACACTTTTTTTCTACTTACATTGCATTCCCAAATATgtgttatttatcaaaatatctaATTGCTCTTCACATTTCTTGGGATTTAACACACTTTCGTAGAGTTCTTGGTCGAATGCACTTGTGTATTTTAACGTTTCGTCCATAAAATTTGCATTTACCATTgctagtaaatttaaaatgaaaaaaatatatattctataatacattttattaacgcAACGTCCTAATCATTGGTGCTTATAAAACTAACAAGATAATATTGGAAATATTGTCCTCCGATATTGTTCTGTTATCTTGAGCAAATATATCTCTACTTAAAAACTGAAGGATTTCTCTGGAATATCTTAAGGTTTCTAATATGAGGTAAATAGCAAGTTTTAGTATTACACATTAAGCAATATCGGCCTTAGGTGATAAATGTTGTTAAGGGGGAAAGGAGGGGTCTGATTAGATAACAATGccttgtcttcttctttcaaatgacAAATCAATGATGTCTATTCTAGTATAACGGCTATTCGGTATCGGTTTAACATACGTGACCAGGCCACTGCTGCTGCAgtttgttctggtttgaagggtgattgatccagtgtaactataggcctaaaggacataacatctttgttgtCAAGGTCGGTGACGCATTGtcgagaaataaataataatatctatacatacattactgtaaaaatgtaaacctgggcccaaaagattcgttaagaggtaaattt belongs to Vanessa tameamea isolate UH-Manoa-2023 chromosome 13, ilVanTame1 primary haplotype, whole genome shotgun sequence and includes:
- the LOC113397918 gene encoding nose resistant to fluoxetine protein 6-like is translated as LTVIDASGKIPSGILIGNLADLGSYHQCLSIQYLADELEIAGKYCLIHVSLNQNTRIENSQTLDLDKKWPTLENYTSEHIERNLNLKQLAQLISGTENTMTSRAITSNIQSTTTLTLAICVPKVCTPKQVINLIGSLNNINLTFDEYFCRLPNDKPVSIADYISISIFSLILLITIISTSYDLYQTYVLKKENSEIDRLYRSFSIHTNTKRLLSFNYGPGALECVDGIRAISMLWVIFGHTYCLIPLSFVSNAAYILNWLTSFRSIWVNSAPISVDTFFMLSGVLCVYTAIGKISRWKFIKSLHLFYLYRLLRIFPLLAAVILLQASLLHRVSDGPVWTDVGYSTESCRRRWWSALLHVQNYVKPLNMCLQHTWYLSVDVQLYIISPVVIVWLFGSAMVAWCSLVAGVVITLAISSVYSFMYNYSAAIANPRRFDEMRDYFVYYYMNTLPRASPFFIGMLYGYLLHKFKGKNLRMQKSLVATLWTLSIALMAFCIFSIYPIMQVDHDKQMFDNFLNAYMRGIWAMTLGWLIFACVHGYGGPINWFLSLQIWKLPARLSYAMYLIHFPLIMIANGSMTTTLYFNDANIIYRGVSNVVFTILAAFILCVIIDAPFSTVQKFLLEKGKSKPKEINITESQTDIIENNENGK